The following coding sequences are from one Arthrobacter sp. PvP023 window:
- a CDS encoding SDR family oxidoreductase, which translates to MAAGEGSAGTGTAPPPDGDLPDLAVTGSTGQLGGLVARILADSGLPQRLLVRDALRAPDLQGGVPVLSTYADPVLAKASLAGVKTLFMVSAAEAEDRLQTHFAFVDAAAAAGVEHVVYTSFFGAAADCTFTLGRDHYATEERIKASGMKYTLLRDNFYLDFLPLLTGEDGVIRGPAGDGVMAAVTRADIARCAAAVLGDPAVHVGRTYNLTGPEDISLQRAAELLTAGTGRTVTYHNETVQEAYASRASYGAPAWQVDAWVSTYTAIANGELAGPTSDVHGLTGREPLGLADFLEEAHHL; encoded by the coding sequence GTGGCAGCCGGGGAAGGCTCCGCGGGCACGGGGACGGCTCCGCCGCCGGACGGGGATCTGCCCGATCTGGCCGTCACGGGATCCACCGGGCAGCTCGGCGGACTCGTCGCCAGGATCCTCGCCGACTCCGGGCTGCCGCAGCGGCTGCTGGTGCGCGACGCCTTACGGGCGCCTGACCTTCAGGGCGGGGTGCCGGTGCTCTCCACGTATGCCGATCCGGTGCTGGCGAAGGCCTCCCTTGCGGGCGTGAAAACGCTGTTCATGGTGTCCGCCGCGGAGGCGGAGGACAGGCTCCAGACGCACTTCGCGTTTGTTGACGCGGCTGCCGCGGCCGGGGTTGAGCATGTGGTGTACACGTCCTTTTTCGGCGCGGCCGCAGACTGCACGTTCACGCTGGGCAGGGATCATTACGCCACCGAGGAGCGGATCAAGGCCTCCGGGATGAAGTACACGCTGCTGCGGGACAACTTCTACCTCGACTTCCTGCCGTTGCTCACCGGAGAAGACGGCGTCATCCGCGGCCCGGCGGGCGACGGCGTCATGGCTGCCGTGACTCGTGCGGACATCGCCCGGTGCGCCGCGGCGGTGCTGGGTGACCCGGCGGTGCACGTGGGCCGGACCTACAACCTGACCGGGCCGGAGGACATTTCCCTGCAGCGGGCCGCGGAGCTCCTTACTGCGGGCACCGGGCGGACTGTCACGTACCACAATGAAACCGTGCAGGAGGCCTATGCCTCCCGCGCGTCCTACGGTGCACCGGCCTGGCAGGTGGACGCCTGGGTGAGCACGTACACGGCCATAGCCAACGGCGAACTGGCCGGCCCGACGTCGGACGTTCACGGCCTCACAGGAAGGGAACCCCTGGGTCTCGCGGACTTCCTCGAGGAGGCACATCACCTCTAG
- a CDS encoding aldo/keto reductase family protein: MEFRYLGNSGFKISEITFGNWLTHGSQVENDVATQCVRAALDAGISTFDTADVYANTAAEKVLGEALKDERRESLEIFTKVFGPTGPKGHNDVGLSRKHIMESINGSLTRLQTDYVDLYQAHRYDYETPLEETMQAFADIVRQGKALYIGVSEWTADQIRDGHALAKDLGFQLISNQPQYSMLWRVIEAEVVPTSEELGLSQIVWSPMAQGVLSGKYRPGKPAPEGSRATDTKGGARMIERWMSDEVLSGVQQLKPIAEEAGLTMAQLSIAWVLQNKNVASAIMGASRPEQIAGNVAAAGVKLDQAIMDKIDDAIGSLAERDPAQTKSPASREA, from the coding sequence ATGGAATTCAGATACCTCGGCAACAGCGGCTTCAAGATCTCCGAAATCACGTTCGGCAACTGGCTCACGCACGGCTCCCAGGTGGAGAACGATGTGGCCACCCAGTGCGTGCGCGCGGCACTGGACGCGGGAATCAGCACATTCGACACCGCGGACGTCTACGCCAACACGGCGGCGGAGAAGGTCCTGGGCGAGGCCTTGAAGGACGAGCGCCGTGAGTCCCTGGAGATTTTTACCAAGGTGTTCGGCCCCACCGGACCCAAGGGCCACAATGATGTGGGACTGTCCCGCAAGCACATCATGGAGTCCATCAACGGTTCCCTGACGCGCCTCCAGACCGACTACGTGGACCTTTACCAGGCCCACCGCTATGACTACGAGACGCCGCTGGAAGAGACTATGCAGGCGTTCGCCGACATTGTCCGGCAGGGCAAGGCACTGTACATCGGCGTCAGCGAATGGACGGCCGATCAGATCAGGGACGGCCACGCCCTCGCCAAGGACCTGGGGTTCCAGCTGATCTCCAACCAGCCGCAGTACTCCATGCTGTGGCGGGTCATTGAAGCCGAGGTGGTCCCGACATCCGAAGAGCTGGGCCTGTCCCAGATCGTCTGGTCCCCCATGGCCCAGGGCGTGCTGAGCGGCAAGTACCGGCCGGGGAAACCGGCCCCGGAAGGAAGCCGCGCCACGGACACCAAGGGCGGCGCCCGGATGATCGAACGCTGGATGTCCGACGAGGTCCTGAGCGGAGTGCAGCAGCTCAAGCCGATCGCGGAGGAGGCCGGGCTGACCATGGCCCAGTTGAGCATCGCGTGGGTGCTGCAGAACAAGAACGTGGCCTCGGCGATCATGGGGGCGTCCCGTCCCGAGCAGATTGCCGGCAACGTGGCGGCCGCCGGCGTCAAGCTGGACCAGGCCATCATGGACAAGATCGACGACGCCATCGGGTCCCTGGCCGAACGGGACCCGGCCCAGACCAAGTCGCCCGCGTCCCGGGAGGCCTAG
- a CDS encoding aldo/keto reductase, with protein sequence MSLNQLRVFGRSGTLISPLTLGTMNFGEGAPADPAAAGGTAQGYAPTGAGESIRIINAALDAGITAVDTADVYSQGQSEQVVGRALKGRRDDVFIATKFHGQMSANPAHSGNSRRWIMQAVEGSLRRLQTDRIDLYQAHRPDYNTDVLETITALNDLIRQGKILYYGTSVFTPAQLVEAQWLATTNHLIPPVANQVPYSMLVRGTERDVLPIAQQYGLGVLAYGPLAGGWLSGSFVLDAGKPPTRVHSLPGRYDISGPASERKLHAADSLARLADKLELPLVDLAVGFALNHPAVSSVIIGPRSEEHLHAYLKAADTVLDESVLDAIDELVPPGTNFVERDAGAVVPSLEYAELRRR encoded by the coding sequence ATGAGCCTCAACCAGCTACGGGTGTTCGGGCGCAGCGGGACATTGATCAGCCCGCTCACTTTGGGGACCATGAACTTCGGCGAAGGCGCACCGGCGGACCCGGCGGCCGCCGGCGGAACCGCCCAGGGGTACGCGCCAACCGGCGCCGGCGAAAGCATCCGCATCATCAACGCTGCCCTGGACGCCGGCATCACCGCTGTGGACACGGCGGATGTCTACTCCCAGGGGCAGAGCGAGCAGGTGGTGGGCCGCGCCCTGAAGGGCCGCCGCGACGATGTCTTCATTGCCACCAAATTCCACGGCCAGATGAGCGCCAACCCGGCCCACTCCGGCAATTCGAGGCGCTGGATCATGCAGGCAGTGGAGGGCAGCCTCCGCCGCCTGCAGACGGACCGGATCGACCTGTACCAGGCGCACCGTCCTGACTACAACACCGACGTCCTGGAAACCATTACGGCACTGAACGACCTCATCCGCCAAGGCAAGATCCTCTACTACGGAACGTCCGTGTTCACCCCGGCGCAGCTGGTGGAGGCCCAGTGGCTGGCAACCACCAACCACCTCATCCCGCCCGTCGCCAACCAAGTCCCCTATTCCATGCTGGTCCGGGGCACCGAGCGCGATGTCCTGCCGATCGCCCAGCAGTACGGGCTCGGAGTGCTGGCCTACGGTCCGCTGGCCGGCGGCTGGCTTTCCGGGAGCTTTGTCCTGGATGCCGGGAAGCCGCCCACGCGTGTCCACTCGCTTCCCGGGCGGTACGACATTTCCGGCCCGGCGAGCGAGCGCAAGCTGCACGCCGCGGATTCCCTGGCCAGGCTGGCGGACAAGCTGGAACTTCCGCTGGTGGATCTGGCCGTCGGCTTCGCACTGAACCATCCGGCTGTCAGCAGCGTGATCATTGGCCCGCGGAGCGAGGAACACCTGCACGCCTACCTGAAGGCCGCGGACACGGTGCTGGACGAATCCGTACTGGACGCCATCGACGAGTTGGTGCCCCCGGGCACCAACTTCGTGGAGCGGGACGCCGGCGCCGTGGTCCCCTCCCTGGAGTACGCGGAGCTCCGGCGAAGGTAG
- a CDS encoding acyl-CoA dehydrogenase family protein, translated as MSSATDSPAADVPVAPDKIGPEATEADARAITEAARETSWDRPSFAKGLYLGSFDLSLIHPWPEARAEDVERGEEFMARLTAYSRTMSGRVIERNAKIPDEYIAGLAGLGVFGMKIPREYGGLGLSLVYYGRALALLGSVHPSLGALLSAHQSIGVPEPVKVFGTAEQKREYLPRCAAGAITAFLLTEPDVGSDPARMGSTAVPTDDGDSYVLDGVKLWTTNGVIAELVVVMALVPEHRDSDGTVHKGGISAFVVEMDSPGITVENRNAFMGLRGIENGVTRFHQVRVPAANRLGREGQGLKIALTTLNTGRLSIPALCVASGRWSLKIAREWSNARTQWGRPVGKHEAVGKKIAFIAASAFALDAVFELSAEMADAGQKDVRIEAALAKLWSTEISCRIADELVQIRGGRGFETADSLEARGERAVPAEQQLRDLRINRIFEGSSEIMRLLIAREAVDAHLAAAGDLASADASLSDKARAAVGASGFYAKWLPKLVAGAGMDPRSYTEFGRLAKQLRFVERSSRRLARQTFYGMGRWQAKLEHKQAFLGRIVDIGAELFAMAACCSRAEGMLHTAPEQAATAYELAEAYCEQARVRVDEYFDQLWRNTDDADRALTERVLAGDYTWLEAGVLDQSEGTGPWIADASPRASVKENLHRKYR; from the coding sequence GTGAGCTCTGCCACTGACAGTCCAGCCGCCGATGTTCCCGTAGCGCCCGACAAGATCGGGCCGGAAGCCACGGAGGCCGACGCCCGCGCCATCACCGAGGCCGCCCGCGAAACCTCCTGGGACCGGCCCAGCTTCGCCAAGGGTTTGTACCTTGGCAGTTTCGATCTTTCACTCATCCATCCCTGGCCCGAAGCCAGGGCCGAGGACGTGGAACGCGGCGAAGAGTTCATGGCCCGCCTCACCGCCTACTCCAGGACCATGTCCGGCCGGGTGATCGAGCGGAACGCAAAAATCCCGGACGAATACATCGCGGGCCTGGCAGGGCTGGGCGTCTTCGGCATGAAGATCCCCCGCGAGTATGGCGGCCTGGGCCTCTCCCTCGTGTACTACGGCCGCGCTCTTGCCCTGCTGGGTTCGGTACACCCGAGCCTCGGGGCGCTGCTCTCCGCGCACCAGTCCATCGGCGTCCCTGAGCCTGTCAAGGTGTTCGGCACTGCGGAACAGAAGCGGGAGTACCTTCCACGCTGTGCCGCCGGCGCCATCACGGCATTCCTGCTGACGGAGCCCGACGTCGGGAGCGACCCCGCCCGGATGGGCAGCACCGCAGTTCCCACGGACGACGGCGATTCCTACGTTCTGGACGGCGTCAAACTGTGGACCACCAACGGCGTGATCGCCGAACTGGTGGTGGTCATGGCCCTGGTCCCGGAGCACAGGGATTCCGACGGCACCGTCCACAAGGGCGGCATCAGCGCCTTCGTGGTGGAAATGGATTCCCCCGGCATCACGGTGGAAAACCGCAATGCCTTTATGGGGCTGCGCGGCATCGAGAACGGGGTGACGCGCTTCCACCAGGTGCGGGTCCCCGCGGCCAACCGGCTGGGGCGGGAAGGCCAGGGCCTGAAGATCGCCCTCACCACCCTGAACACGGGAAGGCTTTCCATTCCGGCCCTCTGTGTGGCGTCCGGCCGGTGGAGCCTGAAGATCGCCCGCGAATGGTCCAACGCACGAACCCAGTGGGGCCGGCCGGTGGGCAAGCACGAAGCAGTGGGCAAGAAAATCGCCTTCATCGCCGCGAGTGCCTTCGCCCTGGACGCCGTGTTCGAGCTGTCGGCCGAAATGGCCGACGCCGGCCAGAAGGACGTCCGGATCGAGGCCGCCCTCGCTAAGCTCTGGTCCACGGAGATCAGCTGCCGGATAGCTGACGAGCTGGTGCAGATCCGCGGCGGCCGCGGCTTCGAGACGGCGGATTCGCTGGAGGCGCGCGGCGAGCGCGCCGTGCCGGCCGAACAGCAGCTCCGTGACCTCCGGATCAACCGCATCTTCGAGGGGTCCTCGGAAATCATGCGGCTCCTCATTGCCCGCGAGGCGGTGGATGCACACCTCGCCGCCGCCGGGGACCTTGCCTCCGCGGATGCCAGCCTGTCCGACAAGGCCAGGGCCGCCGTCGGCGCTTCAGGTTTCTACGCGAAGTGGCTGCCCAAGCTGGTGGCGGGCGCCGGAATGGACCCGCGGTCCTACACGGAGTTCGGCCGGCTCGCCAAGCAGCTGCGCTTCGTGGAGCGGTCCTCGCGGCGGCTGGCCCGGCAGACGTTTTACGGGATGGGCCGGTGGCAGGCGAAGCTGGAGCACAAACAGGCGTTCCTTGGGCGGATCGTGGACATCGGCGCCGAGCTGTTCGCCATGGCGGCCTGCTGTTCGCGGGCTGAAGGCATGCTCCACACTGCGCCCGAGCAGGCCGCCACCGCATACGAACTCGCCGAAGCCTACTGCGAACAGGCGCGGGTCCGCGTCGACGAGTACTTCGACCAGCTCTGGCGGAATACTGACGACGCCGACCGCGCGCTCACGGAGAGGGTTCTCGCCGGCGACTACACCTGGCTGGAGGCAGGGGTCCTGGACCAGTCCGAAGGCACCGGGCCATGGATCGCCGACGCGTCTCCCCGGGCATCCGTGAAGGAGAACCTGCACCGCAAATACCGCTGA
- a CDS encoding DUF3375 family protein, whose product MSRSAPSTADAISARLRDLELLTKGPAWALTRSAPWVIAVLQASFTRTRPQLPLEEFHADVDAFLEQLRRQDPGLGGTANGKSFGDEWTRKNFLTRRNQSGQIVYEVTEPAARVLAFLDSLSSERSTLNGSRLGTLLGDVEKLANETNPDQSARLESLEDEIEERQQLIQDISSGDFDGLLDDDEAVEAAGNILDLAASLPADYKKMRDRIEELVGELRNQIIEESLSKGATMAQVLEADKRLRQSPEGRTFRSFTAFLEDPQQQLRFRSAIGEVLSRQFADDLSHEDRETLKNLVAELRTQHSQIQRIYGKLSESLNTYVQSDDFRQSVRLRRVLREAEQAIRSLPYERERPGLVPGPVLFNAGFESLSMVKLFDPDEFAAPPKLADPIAFSDSDRVRSPRTGKAKPAAIRAALAGAATLPEAWEQLPPEERHINSIRALLSHALHDGAGFDRAGWDAIDFEQIDGTTRKAFLPVVTLKKDSHD is encoded by the coding sequence GTGTCCCGATCCGCCCCGTCCACTGCGGACGCTATCAGCGCCCGGCTCCGGGACCTCGAACTCCTCACCAAAGGGCCTGCCTGGGCGCTCACCCGGTCCGCGCCGTGGGTCATCGCTGTGCTGCAGGCGTCCTTCACCCGAACCCGTCCCCAGCTTCCGCTGGAAGAGTTCCATGCCGACGTCGATGCTTTTCTTGAGCAGCTCCGCCGCCAGGACCCCGGACTGGGCGGAACGGCCAACGGGAAATCCTTCGGCGACGAATGGACCCGTAAGAACTTCCTGACCCGCCGCAACCAGTCGGGGCAGATCGTCTACGAAGTCACCGAGCCCGCGGCCCGCGTCCTCGCCTTCCTGGACAGCCTCTCCAGCGAACGCTCCACGCTGAACGGTTCCCGGCTCGGGACGCTGCTGGGCGACGTCGAGAAGCTCGCCAATGAGACCAACCCCGACCAGAGTGCCCGGCTGGAGTCGCTCGAGGACGAGATCGAGGAGCGGCAGCAGCTCATCCAGGACATCAGCTCCGGGGACTTCGACGGACTGCTGGACGATGACGAAGCGGTGGAGGCCGCAGGAAACATCCTGGACCTCGCCGCCAGCCTGCCGGCGGACTACAAGAAGATGCGTGACCGGATCGAAGAACTGGTGGGCGAGCTCCGCAACCAGATCATCGAGGAGTCGCTCAGCAAGGGCGCCACCATGGCGCAGGTGCTGGAAGCGGACAAACGCCTCCGGCAAAGCCCCGAAGGCAGGACGTTCCGCTCATTCACGGCATTCCTGGAGGACCCCCAGCAGCAGCTGCGGTTCCGTTCCGCGATCGGCGAGGTGCTCAGCCGCCAGTTCGCGGACGACCTCAGCCATGAGGACCGCGAAACACTGAAGAACCTGGTCGCTGAGCTGCGGACCCAGCACAGCCAGATCCAGCGGATCTACGGCAAGCTCAGCGAAAGCCTCAACACCTACGTCCAGAGCGATGATTTCCGCCAGTCCGTGCGGCTGCGGAGGGTGCTCCGGGAGGCTGAACAGGCCATCCGCTCGCTGCCCTATGAACGGGAACGCCCCGGCCTGGTGCCCGGACCTGTGCTCTTTAACGCGGGTTTCGAATCCTTGTCGATGGTCAAGCTCTTCGACCCCGACGAGTTCGCGGCGCCCCCCAAGCTCGCCGACCCCATCGCCTTCAGCGACTCGGACCGCGTGCGCTCGCCGCGCACCGGGAAGGCCAAGCCGGCAGCCATCCGCGCCGCGCTCGCCGGGGCCGCCACCCTGCCGGAGGCATGGGAGCAGCTTCCGCCGGAGGAACGCCACATCAACTCCATCCGCGCGCTGCTGTCCCACGCCCTGCACGACGGCGCCGGCTTCGACCGCGCCGGCTGGGACGCCATCGACTTCGAACAGATAGACGGAACCACCCGCAAGGCATTCCTGCCGGTGGTCACCCTCAAGAAGGATTCGCATGACTGA
- a CDS encoding DUF4194 domain-containing protein encodes MTEEITTTADAAVVGDTPEAHPAPEHIHGVPFAVTPKDTFVDGAALFPGDTGVLPMKVRQALVKLLKGPYVDGGRDEKLWTTLLDNQLILRSRLSELFLTLQLDHERKVAVLRPVDPEAIGGSTRSSILRQQRALSRVETIVLLRLRLLLDRHVTAQTDPTITKEEIAELVAHYQPAGQQDALRDSDVVNRAITKLLARQLLITTGLEDVYTISNALPLALPFENIGDIPAHIEALVAATADPTGTEALLELDGDPVAEPVETDNEDTDEAEDTK; translated from the coding sequence ATGACTGAAGAGATTACGACGACGGCGGATGCCGCCGTCGTCGGTGACACTCCGGAAGCCCACCCCGCTCCCGAACACATCCACGGCGTCCCCTTCGCGGTCACGCCCAAGGACACCTTCGTCGACGGCGCAGCGCTGTTCCCGGGGGACACCGGCGTATTGCCGATGAAGGTCCGCCAGGCCCTGGTGAAGCTGCTGAAGGGCCCCTACGTCGACGGCGGCCGGGACGAGAAACTCTGGACCACGCTGCTGGACAACCAGCTGATCCTGCGCAGCCGCCTGTCCGAGCTGTTCCTGACGCTGCAGCTTGACCACGAACGAAAAGTGGCAGTGCTGCGTCCGGTGGATCCCGAAGCCATCGGCGGCAGCACCCGCTCCAGCATCCTGCGCCAGCAGCGTGCGCTCAGCCGGGTGGAAACCATCGTGCTGCTGCGCCTGCGGCTCCTGCTGGACCGCCACGTCACGGCCCAGACGGACCCCACGATCACGAAGGAAGAAATCGCCGAGCTGGTGGCCCACTACCAGCCGGCAGGCCAGCAGGACGCCCTGCGGGATTCCGACGTCGTCAACCGCGCCATCACCAAGCTCCTGGCCCGCCAACTCCTCATCACCACCGGCCTCGAAGACGTCTACACCATCTCCAACGCCCTCCCACTGGCCCTCCCCTTCGAAAACATCGGCGACATCCCCGCCCACATAGAGGCGCTGGTGGCGGCCACCGCCGACCCCACAGGCACGGAAGCGCTGCTGGAACTCGACGGCGACCCGGTGGCTGAGCCTGTCGAAACCGATAACGAGGACACTGACGAAGCGGAGGACACCAAGTGA
- a CDS encoding ATP-binding protein yields the protein MSIATMLPMGELTNPGQMRLALVQVVNWGTFHGAHTMHVDRNGTLLTGNSGVGKSTLFDAMLRVFDARPRSNEAAAQRSGAVEDKRTTFTYMRGKVGDKAVGEGSASAFQRPGATWSAVALTFDNAAGTKVTVSALFDLPKNGTESSVGRYYLIDNKPLDLAAIEGIAEKRFTKAALDTIFPDAQVFDVHKAFAERFRRLLGINSDQALPLLRVIQAGKGLGGSVNTFFRDQVLDAPATLAAADDVVEEFSNLMSIRQRLEDVRQQRDQLAPVPGLNKDYAQSLLDANRLRELAGEEFDAYKQQLAVTVHEKTLLRYKDLAQAKAKDLAAERAVRDGLAKDLRQLEADYNNQGGNAISAIEQSLENARVGLKLRQQVEEAARQALADAGLELEWTAEGWEQAHAHAADRSAELQDDSEALKELRFEAFDGHATKKRELAAAQQELVSLKTRKSLLPPSSIENRTAIAAATGVPEEQMPFGGELIDVAEGQEQWRPAAERALRNLATTLLVPGEHFAAVTRYLNDHSVRGALRAVDVSKPLAGGALAVEDAADGDLLGKLDILTTGPAADAGQWIRERIAVDFAYPCVEDPDELAALDKGLSLGGVVKRNRHTVEKDDRFASRQDYVLGFDNASKLELVAAQVADLQQELAKAAELAQSREELHQGMTRQLEALRRIAEDHRPWEQVSAAVAEDELGKIEQRLKDALAAQADLEPLRANIEAARQKHQSSTEAAAVLQSEYKALDQQLTAADSLLEAARNRLRQSPPSDATVAALEPYFSAFGDVAEMHELDNLANEVRTRLLAELHTAESRGQATSERLTRIFEGFVREWGTAISADHGTSIGAAGEFEARYHAIVSDGLPTQEAEFRQFFNQRTHESFSTLLHLLDEERRSITSRILPLNGILSEVNFHEGSFLELDIKQTLPPTAKQFKDAIQNALRTRHTRPSRAAGASAAGPETDDDAELTTRYKSLETLVKRLGSQTPEDRRWRAEVLDVRGHLFIQCKEHREVVDPASGKKRGKRTDVFMHADTGSMSGGERQRFTAFIMAAALSYQLGIAEQGFTTYGTVMMDEAFVLASEEFAGAGIKALHEFGFQLLLAAPENVIDLSRHLGSVTEILRDKRTNRSGVLTAPVIGPRAGAEGQWRSEANPVDIVLR from the coding sequence GTGAGCATCGCGACCATGCTGCCGATGGGCGAGCTCACCAACCCCGGCCAGATGCGGCTCGCGCTGGTCCAGGTGGTCAACTGGGGAACGTTCCATGGCGCCCACACGATGCACGTGGACCGCAACGGAACCCTGCTGACCGGCAACTCCGGCGTGGGCAAGTCCACGCTGTTTGACGCCATGCTGCGCGTGTTCGATGCCCGGCCGCGTTCCAACGAGGCCGCGGCGCAGCGCTCCGGTGCCGTGGAGGACAAGAGGACCACGTTCACGTACATGCGCGGCAAGGTGGGCGACAAGGCCGTGGGCGAGGGCTCGGCCAGCGCCTTCCAGCGCCCCGGTGCCACGTGGTCCGCCGTCGCCCTGACGTTCGATAACGCAGCGGGCACGAAGGTGACGGTGTCGGCGCTGTTCGACCTGCCGAAAAACGGCACGGAGTCGAGTGTCGGCCGGTACTACCTGATCGACAACAAGCCGCTGGACCTTGCGGCGATCGAGGGCATCGCCGAGAAGCGCTTCACCAAGGCTGCGCTGGACACGATCTTTCCGGACGCGCAGGTCTTCGACGTGCACAAGGCGTTCGCCGAGCGCTTCCGCCGCCTGCTGGGCATCAACTCGGACCAGGCCCTGCCGCTACTCCGCGTGATCCAGGCCGGCAAGGGCCTCGGCGGCAGCGTCAACACCTTCTTCCGGGACCAGGTGCTCGATGCGCCCGCCACGCTTGCCGCGGCGGACGACGTCGTCGAGGAATTTAGCAACCTGATGTCCATCCGGCAGCGGCTGGAGGACGTGCGGCAGCAGCGCGACCAGCTGGCCCCGGTGCCGGGCCTCAACAAGGACTACGCGCAGTCCCTGCTGGATGCGAACCGCCTGCGGGAACTCGCCGGTGAAGAATTCGATGCCTACAAGCAGCAGCTCGCGGTGACGGTCCACGAAAAGACCCTGCTCCGCTACAAGGACCTCGCCCAGGCCAAGGCCAAGGACCTTGCCGCGGAGCGCGCGGTCCGGGACGGCCTGGCCAAAGACCTTCGCCAGCTCGAGGCGGACTACAACAACCAGGGCGGCAACGCGATCTCGGCGATCGAGCAGTCGCTGGAGAATGCCCGGGTGGGACTCAAGCTCCGCCAGCAGGTGGAGGAAGCAGCACGGCAGGCGTTGGCTGATGCCGGCCTGGAGCTCGAGTGGACGGCCGAGGGCTGGGAGCAGGCGCACGCCCACGCCGCCGACCGCTCGGCTGAACTGCAGGATGACTCCGAGGCGCTCAAAGAGCTGCGCTTCGAGGCGTTCGACGGCCACGCCACGAAGAAGCGTGAGCTTGCGGCGGCCCAGCAGGAACTCGTCTCACTGAAGACGCGCAAGTCCCTGCTCCCGCCGTCGAGCATTGAAAACCGGACCGCAATCGCGGCGGCAACCGGTGTGCCGGAGGAGCAGATGCCGTTCGGCGGCGAACTGATCGACGTCGCCGAAGGGCAGGAACAATGGCGGCCCGCCGCCGAACGCGCGCTGCGGAACCTGGCCACCACGCTGCTGGTTCCCGGCGAGCACTTCGCCGCCGTCACCCGGTACCTGAACGATCACTCCGTCCGCGGAGCGCTCCGGGCGGTGGACGTGTCCAAGCCGCTCGCCGGCGGTGCCCTGGCCGTGGAGGACGCGGCCGACGGCGATCTGCTGGGCAAGCTGGACATCCTCACCACCGGGCCCGCGGCCGACGCCGGGCAGTGGATCCGCGAGCGGATCGCGGTCGACTTCGCGTACCCGTGCGTCGAGGATCCGGACGAACTCGCTGCGCTGGACAAGGGCCTGAGCCTGGGCGGTGTGGTCAAGCGTAACCGCCACACGGTGGAGAAGGACGACCGCTTCGCCAGCAGGCAGGACTACGTCCTCGGCTTCGACAACGCCTCGAAGCTGGAGCTGGTGGCCGCGCAGGTGGCGGACCTGCAGCAGGAACTGGCGAAGGCCGCCGAACTCGCGCAAAGCCGCGAAGAGTTGCACCAGGGGATGACCCGCCAGCTGGAGGCCCTTCGCCGCATCGCCGAGGACCACCGGCCCTGGGAGCAGGTTTCCGCGGCTGTGGCGGAGGACGAGCTCGGCAAGATCGAGCAGCGCCTCAAGGATGCCCTTGCCGCCCAGGCCGACCTGGAGCCGCTGCGGGCCAACATCGAGGCGGCCCGGCAGAAGCACCAGTCCAGCACCGAGGCCGCGGCGGTCCTGCAGAGCGAATACAAGGCACTTGACCAGCAACTCACCGCCGCGGATTCGCTGCTGGAAGCGGCGCGCAACCGCCTGCGCCAGTCACCGCCGTCGGACGCCACCGTCGCCGCGCTGGAACCGTACTTCTCCGCGTTCGGCGACGTCGCCGAGATGCATGAGCTGGACAACCTGGCCAACGAGGTCCGGACCCGGCTCCTTGCCGAGCTGCACACCGCCGAGTCCCGCGGCCAGGCCACCTCGGAGCGCCTCACCCGAATTTTCGAAGGATTCGTCCGCGAATGGGGCACGGCGATCTCCGCGGACCACGGCACCTCGATCGGCGCCGCCGGGGAGTTCGAAGCCCGGTACCACGCGATCGTCAGTGACGGCCTGCCCACGCAGGAGGCCGAGTTCCGGCAGTTCTTCAACCAGCGCACGCACGAGTCGTTCAGCACGCTGCTGCACCTGCTGGATGAGGAACGCCGGTCCATCACCAGCCGCATCCTGCCCCTGAACGGCATCCTGTCCGAGGTCAACTTCCACGAGGGCAGCTTCCTGGAACTCGACATCAAACAGACCCTGCCGCCCACCGCGAAACAGTTCAAGGACGCCATCCAGAATGCGCTCAGGACGCGGCACACGCGGCCCTCTCGCGCTGCGGGAGCGTCAGCTGCCGGCCCTGAAACGGACGACGACGCCGAGCTCACCACCCGCTACAAGTCGCTGGAAACGCTCGTGAAGCGGCTGGGTTCGCAGACGCCCGAGGACCGGCGCTGGCGGGCCGAGGTGCTGGATGTGCGCGGGCACCTGTTCATCCAGTGCAAGGAGCACCGCGAAGTGGTTGACCCCGCCTCGGGCAAGAAGCGAGGCAAGCGGACCGATGTGTTCATGCACGCGGACACGGGCTCCATGTCCGGCGGCGAGCGGCAGCGGTTCACGGCGTTCATCATGGCCGCGGCGTTGAGCTACCAGCTTGGCATCGCCGAGCAGGGCTTCACCACCTACGGCACAGTGATGATGGATGAGGCCTTTGTCCTCGCCTCGGAGGAATTCGCCGGCGCGGGGATCAAGGCCCTGCACGAATTCGGCTTCCAGCTGCTCCTGGCCGCTCCGGAGAACGTGATCGACCTGTCCAGGCACCTGGGCTCCGTCACGGAGATCCTGCGGGACAAGCGCACCAACCGCTCCGGCGTGCTCACAGCTCCGGTAATCGGGCCGCGGGCCGGCGCCGAGGGCCAGTGGAGGTCCGAGGCGAACCCGGTGGACATCGTCCTGCGCTAA